The Haematobia irritans isolate KBUSLIRL chromosome 1, ASM5000362v1, whole genome shotgun sequence DNA segment ataaaatgttgacaaaattttctatagcaataaaattttaacaaaattttctatagaaataaaattttgacaaaatattctatagaaataaaattttagcaaaatattctatagaaataaaatgttgttgttgtttttttatttcagcttaaaactaagagtgtagcttaaccaacagaggaaaagaatgtttgtcaaatttatttgggcaaagccctatagactgcaagatggttggatggacgcacgtttcggaattaccacattcctcatcagcatcttctacttgcagcaaaactatcaaccaattatcagaataaattcaggcagttcaataaaccgaaggtgaaccacacttgaaccttccgaaaaaaaggcttatgccgaaataaattcatataaacatttggagagaattttctgtagaaataaaatattgtaaaaattttcgatagaaataaaattttgacaaaattttctatagaaataaaattttgacaaaattttccatggatataaatattttacataacttttctatagtcaaatttaattgaaattttttaatttggtagatttgtggaatttttttttataaattttgatacattatttttggcccaAGTGGCATCCATGTCCCTACCCCGTCCAAACATCCATGTAACTCGGTTCATCCCTTTACCAAGCTTATCCGGCACATGATATAATTTGGTATACTATGACACATTATGTGTTAATATATGTgattatatgcaaaaaaaaaacttaccgcTGCTGTTTCTATTAAGGCCAAAGATTCCTGTGTATCCTCTGGCCGATATTGACCCAATGGTTCGACATATATCGAAGATAAACCCGCTTTTGTGCTACTCCAATCAATTTCCTTTACAACTACCCTCTCAAAATACAAACCGCCAAAGGTAAATCGTACAATCGGTGTATAACGTATACGTTTAATGCCACCCATCATGGCATCATTAATAAATTCCGAatttttcaatgtaaaattCAATACTTCAACGTAAATACCGACATCTTTTGTATGACCTAATGTATCATCGCTATTGCCGTCCACCTCGTCGGGTTCATCGAAAGTAAAACTTGGCAATAGATTCCATGCCCATGATAGATATGATGAACCCACAGTATTTGCTGTATTGTCCATATTCCTTTCTCGATGCCCGCCATGCATATCCTCATCATCGTTATCGGGCGACAGAGACGTAAGGAATTTTATAAGACGCATAACCATTGGAATTTGTAGCGATGATAAGTTCAGATCTAGGGCTTGAGTGAATATACCTATTCGTGTGATACTACTGTTGACCATTGTATTACTATTGTATTTACGAAGAAATCTTATCTCCAAGGTACACCTGCAAGGGCAAGTATTAGAGGGAAGTTTCGAAATGCCATATTACTGCTTACCTATATAGGACTGGTTCCTGACAAACATCAATTTGCCCCGCTGAATTACGTTTATCCAAACATATTGTCAAATCCGATATATTGATGAGTTTTCGCATCAAAACTTTATGAGGATTAATGTCAACCATTGCCGGTTGCCACACTTCATTGGCAGGACAATAGCTTAGGTATTGTACATTCATCGATACTACAATATCTTCCTCTACAtactttaaaattatattttgacattgtACATTAATGTTATTTACGATTTTCATGGCCAAGCCGGAAGAACCCATACTCGAGGTTTCGTCATCTTTGCGTGATGTTTTTCCCGTATCTGCTAGGGGAGCATGTTGAGGGGAATTACTTGCAGATGATTTGCACGATTTTCCCTTCAGAACAAATTCGATGGTATTTATAAGAACTTTAATGGGTTCCGATGTGATTTTTGTCCATGGTATTTGTATAACCAACTCGTGTATGTGACCGGACAAGAACTCAAAAGGTAAATTCAGCTCCTGCTCCAAGACATCTAaacgtagatctaaattttgaaatgttaCCTCGCCCTCCCACAAACACACTTGAAAATCCTGTGGTcttatatttttcacatattttgccaaatagttcagaattattGGCGTAATATACGACTCTATTTTGAACATTGTGATGTTTCGTTATTCCTAAACACTTCctttttacattattttttttttttttttttttttttttttgggttttgattAATTAATGGCAATGTCTCTTCGACATTAAAAGGCCAGGTTATATACACCGATCGATGTAGACCCAAACTACACCGGAAATAAACAAATGAACACTTTCGTTGAGCCAAAAAAGCCCCGATTAGAAGCTATCGAACCCGATATGAGTAGACTCTAATTATCAGGTGTGAGTGGTATAAATAGTGCATATGTTTCGCCATGACAAAAGTTTAGGATCAGTTATTCAAAATATAAATGATAGTCAATTAGTCAATTATTATTGTAAATGTGACGACGGCATAAATGTATCAGGCTTATAAATATCACAGGTTAGGTTTGTTGTTAGTTTAAATCGATTAGGCGTAAGccataaaatatcacagatgaaTTCCATATCAGTCTTGTTGATTCAATCAAGTAATTAAATTGAAACGTTAgtttcaataataaaattaacgAGAGATTTATATAAATCTATGTCCTTTGTAGCCAGGATGTCATAAACATCAGTAAAACGATtagttaaattgtatttcagtcTTAGAGCATCGAATTTTGTAcaatcaaaaattgtatgatgTGTTGATTCCGCATCCAAACATTCGTTGCAGACATCTGAGCTGATAgctccaatttttaaaagaaaaggtTTGTCATACGTACGGGCTGTGTGCAATCGATTGATGATTTTGGTTTCTTGGGGGTTGAACATATACTTCGAAAACCACGGCTTTATTCTAACATCTTCAAATAATTTGCTGGCTTTGATGCTTTTGCAGagagaaattttcttgaattctaAATTCCAATTATTCCATAGAGCTGTTCGGATTTTGTTTAGGCCTTCTTCAGGAGTGAGTTTAGGGTTAAGGGGTGCCCCACACTCTGCAGCAAGTTTGGCTGTTTCATCTGCTAACTCATTTATGTTCAGTCCTCTATGACCAGGAATCCAGACAATATGGCATTTATTGATGTTAGAATCTTGAAGTTTTTGATGAAATGTAGCGGCAATGTAGTTGTTGGTGTTTTCACTGGCAATAATCTTGCATGCAGCAAGGCTATCCGTGAACAGTACACACTTGTCATCTTCATGTTCAATGGCAATCTCCAGAGCCTTGACTAATGCCCATAGTTCCCCAAAAGTGGATGAGGCAGCAAAACCAATTCTGAAAAGAAATCGTTGATTTGTGGATACATTGACAATACCACAGCCAATAGAGTTAGTAGAAACAGAAGCATCAgtagcaaaaatagtaaaattaaaatttttatagccatCAATTTCGCTGAGGTAGATGGACTTTAATATATCTATGGGATAGTTATTCTTCCCATTAGGCAATAGGTTGAGTCTGACAGTAACTTTTCTAGATGTCAAGGAGTTAGAAATGTGCTCAATACTATcaaaaatttgaggaaattcaTAATATACGTAACTGTAGCTGGAGTTGACTTTTGGATTATCAGACACTAGATCATACAGCACCTTATCTCTGGATTGCACCTTAATGAGTTCTTTCGCTGTCAGGTACACTGCTCTAAACTCTGGGGGGAGTTCATGAGC contains these protein-coding regions:
- the Vps13B gene encoding vacuolar protein sorting 13B isoform X2, with protein sequence MFKIESYITPIILNYLAKYVKNIRPQDFQVCLWEGEVTFQNLDLRLDVLEQELNLPFEFLSGHIHELVIQIPWTKITSEPIKVLINTIEFVLKGKSCKSSASNSPQHAPLADTGKTSRKDDETSSMGSSGLAMKIVNNINVQCQNIILKYVEEDIVVSMNVQYLSYCPANEVWQPAMVDINPHKVLMRKLINISDLTICLDKRNSAGQIDVCQEPVLYRCTLEIRFLRKYNSNTMVNSSITRIGIFTQALDLNLSSLQIPMVMRLIKFLTSLSPDNDDEDMHGGHRERNMDNTANTVGSSYLSWAWNLLPSFTFDEPDEVDGNSDDTLGHTKDVGIYVEVLNFTLKNSEFINDAMMGGIKRIRYTPIVRFTFGGLYFERVVVKEIDWSSTKAGLSSIYVEPLGQYRPEDTQESLALIETAAYTNMRSFIDKSLFDEQCMIAERGWGVTNYDDYITRITDDYLMYRSPILAFDIITYRSSSNENQDAGITTMNLANTTCASGKDVHKQIRLLSAGVTFRLNETFMQKKSKFMMVVQR